One genomic region from Kineobactrum salinum encodes:
- the rimK gene encoding 30S ribosomal protein S6--L-glutamate ligase codes for MKIGILSRNRRLYSTRRLMEAADKRGHEVRVIDVLKCYMNITANDPTVTYQHSEHRVEALEFDAVIPRIGASITSYGCAVLRQFEVGHVYSLNESIAITRSRDKLRAHQLLARRGIGQPVTSYAHSARATDKLIESVGGAPLILKLTQSTHGNGVLLAETKKAAEALINAFRGIGSDFLVQEFIKEAGGSDIRCFVVGDKVIAAMQRRAVKGEYRSNLHRGGTAEVIKLHPEERRLAVKAARVMGLDLAGVDLLRSAHGPLVIEVNSSPGLEGIETATGIDIAGKIIDYVVKDALAGPNKPTGKG; via the coding sequence ATGAAAATCGGTATTCTGTCCCGCAATCGCAGGCTGTACTCCACCCGCAGACTGATGGAGGCGGCCGACAAACGGGGACACGAGGTACGGGTGATCGATGTCCTCAAGTGCTACATGAACATTACCGCGAATGATCCGACGGTCACCTACCAGCATTCCGAGCACCGGGTGGAAGCGCTGGAATTCGACGCAGTCATTCCACGCATTGGAGCCAGCATCACCTCCTATGGGTGCGCGGTGCTGCGCCAGTTCGAGGTGGGTCATGTCTATTCGCTCAATGAATCCATCGCCATCACCCGCTCCCGCGACAAGCTGCGAGCGCATCAACTGCTGGCCCGCCGCGGGATCGGTCAGCCCGTGACCAGCTATGCCCACTCGGCCCGCGCCACCGACAAACTGATCGAATCCGTGGGCGGCGCACCGCTGATCCTGAAGCTGACCCAGAGCACCCATGGCAACGGGGTGCTGCTGGCGGAGACCAAGAAAGCGGCGGAGGCTCTGATCAACGCCTTTCGTGGTATCGGCTCGGACTTCCTGGTGCAGGAGTTCATCAAGGAGGCCGGAGGCTCGGATATCCGCTGCTTTGTGGTCGGTGACAAGGTCATCGCCGCAATGCAACGCCGGGCAGTCAAGGGCGAGTACCGCTCCAATCTGCATCGCGGTGGTACCGCCGAGGTGATTAAGCTGCATCCCGAGGAACGCCGCCTTGCGGTCAAGGCCGCCCGGGTGATGGGGCTGGATCTGGCCGGCGTGGATCTACTTCGGTCCGCGCATGGCCCGCTTGTGATTGAGGTCAACTCCTCACCGGGTTTGGAAGGCATAGAAACCGCCACCGGCATCGACATCGCCGGCAAGATCATCGACTACGTTGTCAAGGACGCCCTTGCCGGTCCCAACAAACCCACGGGCAAGGGCTAG